In Novosphingobium sp. MMS21-SN21R, a single genomic region encodes these proteins:
- a CDS encoding NADH-ubiquinone oxidoreductase-F iron-sulfur binding region domain-containing protein, translated as MTVVRISDDALAIACGADDVADAFAKAGCSVERVSSWGMQWLEPLAEIDGMGFGPLEASDIARVLDGTSAKAIGRIEEHPFIAKQQRFTFARAGKTRPLSLDDYAVNGGWQGLAKAREIGGQATIAQVTESGLRGRGGAGFPAGIKWTTVANALADQKYIVCNADEGDSATFADRMVMEGDPFMLIEGMAIAGLAVGASKGYVYIRSEYPHAIAKMEAAVRASAHIVTPFVAEVRVGAGAYVCGEETSLLNSLEGKRGEVRAKPPLPALEGLFGKPTVVNNVLTLAAVPWIMANGAAAYAAVGFGRSKGTMPIQLAGNVKHGGLFEIGFGVTLGELVMTIGGGTESGRPVRAVQVGGPLGAYHPPAEFHLPFDYEAFAANDGLIGHAGLTVFDDTADMSAQARFAMNFCAVESCGKCTPCRIGSTRGVELIDRIRARSGRAADKVETLPQMHNARRAPRSLGDEIALLEDLCETMKFGSLCALGGFTPYPVLSALRHWPEDFGA; from the coding sequence ATGACAGTCGTGCGGATCAGTGACGATGCGCTGGCGATTGCTTGCGGTGCCGACGACGTGGCCGATGCCTTTGCCAAGGCGGGTTGCTCGGTCGAGCGTGTCTCTTCGTGGGGGATGCAGTGGCTCGAGCCGCTGGCCGAGATCGACGGCATGGGCTTCGGCCCGCTTGAGGCTTCGGACATAGCAAGGGTGCTGGATGGCACTTCGGCCAAGGCGATCGGGCGGATCGAGGAGCATCCGTTCATCGCGAAGCAGCAGCGCTTCACCTTTGCGCGCGCGGGCAAGACGCGCCCTCTGAGCCTTGACGACTATGCCGTGAATGGCGGTTGGCAGGGATTGGCCAAGGCGCGCGAGATCGGCGGGCAGGCGACCATCGCGCAAGTCACCGAATCGGGCCTGCGTGGACGCGGTGGCGCGGGCTTCCCGGCGGGGATCAAGTGGACGACCGTAGCCAATGCGCTGGCCGACCAGAAATACATCGTCTGCAATGCCGACGAGGGTGATAGCGCGACCTTTGCCGACCGCATGGTGATGGAGGGCGATCCCTTCATGCTGATCGAGGGCATGGCGATTGCCGGCCTCGCGGTGGGGGCGAGCAAGGGTTACGTCTATATCCGCAGCGAATATCCGCACGCCATCGCCAAGATGGAAGCGGCGGTGCGCGCCTCGGCGCATATCGTCACGCCTTTCGTGGCCGAAGTGCGCGTGGGTGCGGGCGCCTATGTCTGTGGCGAGGAAACCTCACTGCTCAACAGTCTTGAAGGCAAGCGCGGCGAAGTGCGCGCAAAGCCGCCGCTGCCAGCGCTGGAAGGCCTGTTCGGCAAGCCGACCGTGGTCAACAACGTGCTGACGCTGGCGGCGGTTCCGTGGATCATGGCCAATGGCGCGGCGGCTTACGCAGCGGTTGGGTTCGGGCGCTCTAAGGGCACGATGCCGATCCAGCTTGCGGGTAACGTAAAGCATGGCGGACTGTTCGAGATCGGCTTCGGCGTGACGCTGGGCGAACTGGTGATGACCATCGGAGGGGGTACGGAATCGGGGCGTCCGGTCCGCGCGGTGCAAGTCGGCGGGCCGCTTGGGGCCTATCATCCGCCTGCCGAGTTCCATCTGCCATTCGATTATGAGGCTTTCGCCGCCAACGACGGGTTGATCGGCCACGCCGGGCTGACTGTGTTCGATGACACTGCCGACATGAGCGCGCAGGCGCGGTTCGCGATGAACTTCTGCGCCGTGGAATCTTGCGGCAAGTGCACGCCTTGCCGCATCGGCAGCACGCGCGGCGTAGAACTGATCGACCGCATCCGTGCGCGTTCCGGCCGCGCGGCGGACAAGGTCGAGACGCTCCCGCAGATGCATAACGCGAGGAGGGCACCGCGCTCGCTCGGCGACGAGATCGCGCTGCTTGAGGACTTGTGCGAGACGATGAAGTTCGGTTCGCTCTGCGCGCTCGGCGGGTTCACGCCTTATCCGGTGCTGTCTGCGCTACGGCATTGGCCCGAGGACTTTGGGGCATGA
- the bioD gene encoding dethiobiotin synthase → MSAFVVTGTDTGIGKTIFSAALTGALRAHYWKPIQAGLDDGADRDHVAHLSGVTAAQILPEAYRFNTPCSPHRAAEIDGVEVDLARLALPDIRPLVIEGAGGALVPVTRDTTYADVFAWWNLPVIVVARTALGTINHSLMTFEVLRSRGIAVHGVAFVGDANEDSEATIGAMGKVRRLGRLPMLDHLTPQSLEVAFAQGFRIADFN, encoded by the coding sequence ATGAGCGCATTCGTAGTGACCGGCACCGATACCGGCATCGGCAAGACGATCTTCTCTGCTGCGCTTACCGGAGCGCTGCGGGCGCATTACTGGAAGCCGATCCAAGCAGGGCTTGATGACGGCGCAGACCGCGATCACGTCGCCCACTTGTCAGGCGTTACCGCCGCGCAGATCCTGCCCGAGGCCTATCGTTTCAACACACCCTGCTCTCCGCACCGCGCTGCGGAAATCGATGGCGTGGAAGTCGACCTTGCACGCCTCGCGCTGCCGGATATCCGCCCGCTCGTGATCGAAGGGGCTGGCGGTGCGCTCGTCCCGGTCACTCGCGACACCACTTATGCCGATGTCTTCGCGTGGTGGAATCTGCCGGTGATCGTCGTCGCGCGCACAGCGCTTGGCACGATCAACCACTCGCTGATGACCTTCGAGGTTCTCCGTTCACGCGGCATTGCCGTCCACGGCGTGGCCTTCGTCGGCGATGCCAACGAGGACAGCGAAGCCACGATCGGAGCGATGGGCAAGGTCAGACGGCTGGGACGCCTGCCGATGCTGGACCATTTGACTCCGCAAAGCCTTGAAGTCGCATTCGCGCAAGGCTTCCGGATTGCCGATTTCAACTAG
- a CDS encoding formate dehydrogenase subunit delta has product MSAQTAEKLAYMVNQIARNMALDDHPVASVADHVTAFWTPVMIDMLLAQDSASLDPVAADALKRIAEGRIPAPQNSATDPAVHGSDAG; this is encoded by the coding sequence ATGAGCGCGCAGACGGCGGAAAAGCTCGCCTACATGGTCAACCAGATCGCGCGGAACATGGCGCTCGACGATCATCCGGTGGCATCGGTTGCGGACCATGTGACCGCGTTCTGGACGCCGGTGATGATCGACATGCTGCTGGCGCAGGACAGTGCAAGTCTTGATCCGGTTGCCGCCGATGCGCTGAAGCGGATTGCCGAGGGGCGGATACCTGCGCCGCAGAACAGTGCGACCGATCCCGCAGTGCACGGCTCCGATGCCGGTTGA
- a CDS encoding cyclase family protein, translating into MSRRFVDLSIYLENDVITDPPFLRPKIEYQKHGETMPELGFFFPGVTPQDTPDSAGFAAVENVTLTTHNGTHLDAPWHFHPTMNGGERAITIDEVPLEWCFQPGVKLDFTKFPDGYVVTAQDVEDELKRIGHTLQPLEIVLVNTAAGKAVGDPNYVSIGCGMGYEATMYLTSRGVRVTGTDAWSWDAPFVHTAEKVKETGDTSLIWEGHKAGRDIGYCHLEKLHNLEVLPPSGFTVSCFPHKIRGASAGWTRAVAIFED; encoded by the coding sequence ATGAGTCGCCGTTTCGTCGATCTTTCGATCTACCTCGAGAACGATGTCATCACCGACCCGCCGTTCTTGCGCCCGAAGATCGAGTACCAGAAGCATGGCGAAACCATGCCCGAACTGGGGTTCTTCTTCCCCGGCGTTACCCCGCAGGACACGCCCGATAGCGCTGGCTTTGCGGCCGTGGAAAACGTGACGCTGACCACGCACAACGGCACGCATCTGGACGCGCCGTGGCACTTCCATCCCACCATGAACGGTGGTGAACGTGCGATCACGATCGACGAGGTCCCGTTGGAATGGTGTTTTCAACCGGGCGTGAAGCTTGATTTCACCAAGTTTCCCGATGGTTACGTTGTCACTGCTCAGGATGTGGAAGACGAACTGAAGCGCATCGGCCACACACTGCAGCCGCTCGAGATCGTGCTGGTGAACACCGCGGCAGGCAAGGCGGTGGGCGATCCCAACTATGTCAGCATAGGCTGCGGCATGGGCTATGAAGCGACGATGTACCTCACATCGCGCGGCGTGCGCGTGACCGGCACCGATGCATGGAGTTGGGATGCGCCGTTTGTCCACACCGCCGAGAAGGTCAAGGAGACTGGCGATACCTCTCTGATATGGGAGGGCCACAAGGCCGGGCGCGACATCGGCTATTGTCACCTCGAAAAGTTGCACAATCTGGAAGTGCTGCCGCCAAGTGGCTTCACCGTCAGCTGCTTTCCGCACAAGATCAGAGGCGCATCGGCTGGCTGGACGCGTGCGGTGGCGATTTTCGAGGACTAG
- the bioB gene encoding biotin synthase BioB, whose protein sequence is MLQPRETTATAGVRTDWTREEIAALFDLPFTELVFRAAEVHRAHHRAGEVQLCTLLSIKTGGCPEDCGYCSQSVKADSGVEATKLMEVQKVLQSAAQAKDNGSKRFCMGAAWRNPKERDMPAVIAMIKGVREMGMETCMTLGMLTPGQAAQLAEAGLDYYNHNIDTSPERYEEVITTRTFADRLQTLDNVRAAGINVCSGGIVGMGETRADRVGFVHALATLEQHPESVPVNALVPVKGTVLGNMLADTPLAKIDDIEFVRTVAVARITMPLSMVRLSAGRESMSEATQSLCFMAGANSIFTGDKLLTAANAGDDADAAMFARLGLKPMEGEEPLRAMKAAVGGCSGGCAA, encoded by the coding sequence ATGCTCCAGCCGCGAGAAACGACCGCCACCGCTGGCGTCCGCACCGACTGGACGCGCGAAGAAATCGCCGCGCTGTTCGACCTGCCGTTCACTGAACTGGTCTTCCGCGCTGCAGAGGTTCATCGCGCTCATCACCGCGCAGGCGAAGTGCAGCTGTGCACGCTGCTCTCGATCAAGACAGGCGGCTGTCCCGAGGATTGCGGCTACTGCTCGCAGTCGGTCAAGGCCGACAGCGGCGTGGAAGCCACCAAGCTGATGGAAGTGCAGAAGGTGCTGCAATCGGCAGCGCAGGCCAAGGACAATGGCTCGAAGCGCTTCTGCATGGGCGCCGCCTGGCGCAACCCCAAGGAGCGCGACATGCCTGCCGTGATCGCCATGATCAAGGGCGTGCGCGAGATGGGCATGGAAACCTGCATGACGCTGGGCATGCTCACGCCGGGACAAGCCGCACAACTCGCCGAGGCTGGACTCGATTACTACAACCACAACATCGACACCTCGCCCGAGCGCTATGAGGAAGTCATCACCACGCGCACCTTCGCGGACCGCTTGCAGACGCTCGACAACGTGCGCGCCGCAGGGATCAACGTCTGCTCGGGCGGCATCGTCGGCATGGGTGAGACCCGCGCGGACCGCGTCGGCTTCGTCCACGCGCTGGCCACGCTCGAACAGCACCCTGAAAGCGTGCCAGTCAACGCGCTGGTCCCGGTAAAGGGCACTGTGCTCGGCAATATGCTGGCAGATACGCCGCTGGCCAAGATCGACGACATCGAGTTCGTCCGCACCGTGGCGGTCGCGCGCATCACCATGCCGCTATCGATGGTCCGCCTTTCGGCTGGCCGTGAATCGATGAGCGAGGCGACGCAATCGCTGTGCTTTATGGCGGGCGCAAACTCGATCTTCACCGGCGACAAGTTGCTGACCGCCGCCAACGCAGGCGACGATGCCGATGCCGCCATGTTCGCACGCCTTGGCCTGAAGCCGATGGAAGGCGAGGAACCGCTGCGCGCCATGAAAGCTGCTGTCGGAGGCTGCTCGGGAGGCTGCGCGGCCTGA
- a CDS encoding NTP transferase domain-containing protein, producing the protein MILGAVLAGGLSTRFGSDKALAELGGETLLALSVKALEAHSDAVVIVGRNKGPACCIPDWPSPNSGPLGGLLAP; encoded by the coding sequence ATGATCCTCGGAGCGGTCCTTGCCGGTGGCCTGTCCACCCGCTTCGGCAGCGATAAGGCGCTGGCCGAATTGGGCGGGGAAACGCTTCTCGCGTTATCGGTGAAGGCGTTGGAAGCGCATTCGGACGCCGTTGTGATCGTTGGCCGAAACAAAGGCCCCGCTTGCTGCATCCCGGATTGGCCGTCTCCAAATTCCGGTCCGTTGGGGGGGTTGCTGGCGCCCTGA
- a CDS encoding prolyl oligopeptidase family serine peptidase yields the protein MALYEPFPNYIWNLSVSIAMESGGLIGEIVDMCQPIIDAAASGGDAGTPQFMKQWAAFGDKLIDLAAEDEAKGRMFSASNKLERASLYLLVAERMQGHGAPGREATYAKARAAFDKSTALGQINRERVEIPLATGIMPALYTRATGPGPHPVVVYCNGLDSCKELLYWSRLPEALARRGVSTLCVDQPGSGEALRLQGLPVDPHSENWASKAVDWLEAQLDVDPVRIGMTGISLGGHFAPRAVAYEPRFASGAVWGANHNWREVQDKRLNREGENPVPHYWAHVMWAFGAKDMDEFMARSTEMNLNGHMDRITVPFLVTHGAHDRQISVSYADDLYDQLVNSPRREKVIFTAREGGVEHVGADNMAYGRDLIADWFAETLGGNNA from the coding sequence ATGGCGCTTTACGAACCGTTCCCGAACTACATCTGGAACCTGTCCGTCTCGATCGCGATGGAAAGCGGCGGGTTGATCGGCGAAATCGTGGACATGTGCCAGCCGATCATCGATGCCGCGGCCAGCGGCGGCGATGCAGGCACGCCGCAGTTCATGAAGCAATGGGCGGCGTTTGGCGACAAGTTGATTGACCTTGCCGCTGAGGACGAGGCCAAGGGCCGCATGTTCTCTGCTTCGAACAAGCTGGAACGAGCCTCGCTTTACCTGCTGGTGGCCGAGCGCATGCAGGGCCATGGCGCCCCGGGCCGCGAGGCGACTTACGCCAAGGCGCGCGCCGCGTTCGACAAGTCGACTGCGCTGGGCCAGATCAATCGCGAGCGCGTGGAAATCCCGCTGGCAACAGGTATCATGCCTGCGCTCTACACCCGCGCGACAGGGCCGGGACCACACCCCGTAGTGGTCTATTGCAACGGCCTCGATAGCTGCAAGGAGTTGCTCTATTGGAGCCGCCTCCCCGAAGCGCTGGCGCGTCGCGGCGTGTCGACTCTGTGCGTCGATCAGCCGGGTTCAGGCGAAGCGCTGCGTCTGCAGGGGCTGCCGGTCGATCCGCATAGCGAGAATTGGGCGAGCAAAGCCGTCGATTGGCTGGAAGCGCAGCTTGATGTGGACCCGGTGCGCATCGGCATGACCGGCATTTCGCTCGGCGGCCACTTTGCCCCGCGTGCGGTAGCCTATGAGCCGCGCTTTGCCAGCGGCGCAGTGTGGGGCGCCAATCACAACTGGCGCGAAGTGCAGGACAAGCGCCTGAACCGCGAAGGCGAGAACCCCGTGCCGCACTATTGGGCGCACGTGATGTGGGCGTTCGGCGCGAAGGACATGGATGAATTCATGGCCAGGAGCACAGAGATGAACCTCAACGGCCATATGGACCGGATCACGGTGCCGTTCCTCGTCACCCACGGCGCGCACGACCGCCAGATCAGCGTGTCCTACGCCGATGATCTATATGACCAGTTGGTCAATTCGCCGCGCCGCGAAAAGGTGATCTTCACCGCCCGTGAAGGCGGGGTCGAGCATGTGGGTGCAGACAACATGGCCTACGGGCGCGACCTCATTGCCGACTGGTTTGCCGAGACGCTTGGCGGTAATAATGCCTGA
- the fdhF gene encoding formate dehydrogenase subunit alpha yields the protein MGYERQADFGTPEVHSDTEVTCFIDGREVSVPAGTTVMRAAALTGGSIPKLCATDNLKQFGSCRLCLVEIDGMRGTPASCTTPVAQGMQVHTQTPKLEKLRRGVMELYISDHPLDCLTCSANNDCELQDQAAAVGLRDVRFGYTGENHLDQATDTSNPYFDFDPSKCIVCSRCVRACDEVQGTFALTIDGRGFGSKVSAGLTSDSFLSSECVSCGACVQACPTATLQEKAVKAIGKPERSVITTCAYCGVGCTFRAEMRGEQVVRMVPWKDGKANRGHSCVKGRFAWGYAQHQERILSPMIRETIDQPWREVNWEEALTYAATRINHIRDTYGRNALGGITSSRCTNEETFLVQKLIRAGFGTNNVDTCARVCHSPTGYGLKTTFGTSAGTQDFDSVEDSDVMLVIGANPTDGHPVFASRMKRRLRQGAKLIVIDPRRTDLVRSPHIEADFHLPLRPGTNVAVLTALAHVIVTESLADEAFIRERCDWDEYQHWAEFVSQERNSPEFLSPVTGVDAETVRGAARLYATGGNGAIYYGLGVTEHSQGSSTVMAIANLAMATGNIGRRGVGVNPLRGQNNVQGACDMGSFPHELSGYRHVSDAATRELFEAEWGVPIDPEPGLRIPNMLDAATDGTFKAIYIQGEDILQSDPDTKHVAAGLAAMECVIVHDLFLNETANYAHVFLPGSTFLEKNGTFTNAERRIQPVRKVMEPLNGYEDWQVTQELARAIGLDWNYTHPSEIMDEIARLTPTFTGVNYARLDAEGSLQWPVNDKAPDGSPIMHIDGFVRGRGKFVVTDYVPTDERTGPRFPLLLTTGRILSQYNVGAQTRRTANTVWHPEDVLEMHPTDAENRGVKTGDWVKLASRSGETTLRVTVTDRVAPGVVYTTFHHPATQANVVTTDYSDWATNCPEYKVTAVQITPSNGPSDWQEDYEAQATRSRRIAGTAMEPAE from the coding sequence ATGGGCTATGAACGTCAGGCAGATTTTGGTACTCCGGAGGTCCATTCGGACACAGAGGTGACCTGCTTCATCGACGGGCGCGAAGTTAGCGTGCCAGCAGGCACCACGGTCATGCGCGCTGCCGCGCTGACCGGCGGTTCGATCCCCAAGCTCTGTGCGACTGACAATCTCAAGCAGTTCGGATCGTGCCGTCTGTGCCTGGTCGAGATCGACGGGATGCGCGGGACGCCAGCATCGTGCACGACGCCAGTGGCGCAGGGTATGCAGGTCCACACCCAGACGCCCAAGCTTGAAAAGCTGCGGCGCGGGGTGATGGAGCTGTATATCTCCGATCACCCGCTCGATTGCCTGACCTGCAGCGCCAACAACGATTGCGAGCTTCAGGATCAGGCCGCCGCCGTGGGCCTTCGCGATGTGCGGTTCGGCTATACCGGCGAGAACCATCTCGATCAGGCGACTGACACCTCGAACCCCTATTTCGATTTCGACCCCTCCAAGTGCATCGTCTGTTCGCGCTGTGTGCGCGCTTGCGACGAAGTGCAGGGCACTTTCGCGCTGACCATCGACGGGCGCGGGTTCGGCAGCAAGGTCTCGGCGGGGCTGACCTCTGACAGCTTCCTGTCGTCCGAATGCGTATCGTGCGGCGCCTGCGTGCAGGCCTGCCCGACCGCGACGCTTCAGGAAAAAGCGGTCAAGGCAATCGGCAAGCCCGAGCGCTCCGTCATCACCACATGCGCCTATTGCGGCGTCGGCTGCACCTTCCGCGCGGAGATGCGCGGCGAGCAGGTGGTGCGGATGGTGCCGTGGAAGGATGGCAAGGCCAATCGCGGGCATTCCTGCGTCAAGGGCCGCTTCGCCTGGGGCTATGCCCAGCATCAGGAGCGCATCCTTTCGCCGATGATCCGCGAGACCATCGACCAGCCCTGGCGCGAAGTGAACTGGGAAGAGGCGCTGACGTATGCCGCCACGCGGATCAACCACATCCGCGATACCTATGGCCGCAATGCGCTGGGCGGGATCACGTCGAGCCGCTGCACCAATGAAGAGACGTTCCTTGTCCAGAAGCTGATCCGGGCGGGGTTTGGCACGAACAACGTCGATACCTGCGCGCGAGTGTGTCATTCCCCCACCGGCTACGGCTTGAAGACGACGTTCGGCACCTCTGCGGGCACACAGGACTTCGACAGTGTCGAGGACAGCGACGTGATGCTGGTGATCGGCGCGAACCCGACCGATGGGCACCCCGTCTTCGCCAGCCGGATGAAGCGCCGCCTGCGCCAGGGGGCCAAGCTGATCGTGATCGATCCGCGACGGACAGATCTCGTGCGCTCACCCCATATCGAGGCGGATTTCCACCTGCCGCTGCGGCCCGGCACCAACGTGGCAGTGCTGACCGCGCTGGCGCACGTTATCGTGACCGAAAGCCTCGCCGACGAGGCCTTCATTCGCGAGCGGTGCGACTGGGACGAATACCAACACTGGGCCGAGTTCGTTTCGCAGGAGCGCAACAGCCCCGAGTTCCTCAGCCCCGTGACTGGCGTGGATGCCGAAACGGTTCGCGGCGCGGCGCGGCTCTATGCCACGGGCGGCAATGGCGCGATCTACTATGGTCTTGGCGTGACCGAGCATAGCCAAGGTTCGTCCACGGTCATGGCGATTGCCAACCTTGCGATGGCGACCGGTAATATCGGCCGTCGCGGCGTGGGCGTGAATCCCTTGCGCGGTCAGAACAACGTGCAGGGCGCATGCGATATGGGGTCGTTCCCGCACGAGCTTTCCGGCTACCGCCACGTATCGGACGCTGCCACGCGCGAACTGTTTGAAGCCGAATGGGGCGTGCCCATCGATCCCGAACCGGGCTTGCGTATCCCCAACATGCTCGATGCAGCCACCGACGGGACGTTCAAGGCGATCTATATCCAGGGCGAGGACATTCTCCAGTCCGATCCCGATACCAAGCATGTAGCGGCCGGCCTTGCCGCGATGGAATGCGTGATCGTCCACGACCTGTTCCTGAACGAAACTGCCAATTACGCACACGTGTTCCTGCCGGGATCGACGTTCCTCGAAAAGAACGGCACCTTCACCAATGCCGAACGCCGCATCCAGCCGGTGCGAAAGGTGATGGAGCCTCTCAATGGCTACGAGGACTGGCAGGTCACGCAGGAACTGGCCCGTGCGATCGGGCTGGACTGGAACTACACGCACCCGTCCGAAATCATGGACGAAATCGCACGCCTGACTCCGACATTCACAGGCGTGAACTACGCCCGGCTCGATGCCGAAGGGTCGCTGCAATGGCCGGTCAACGACAAGGCTCCCGATGGCAGCCCGATCATGCACATCGACGGCTTCGTGCGCGGGCGCGGCAAGTTCGTGGTGACCGACTACGTGCCGACCGATGAGCGCACAGGACCACGCTTCCCGCTGCTTCTGACCACGGGGCGCATCCTCAGCCAGTACAACGTCGGCGCGCAGACCCGGCGCACGGCCAACACCGTGTGGCATCCTGAGGACGTGCTGGAAATGCACCCGACCGATGCCGAAAACCGAGGCGTCAAGACCGGCGACTGGGTCAAACTGGCCAGCCGCTCTGGCGAGACGACCCTGCGCGTGACGGTGACCGACCGCGTAGCTCCCGGCGTGGTCTATACCACCTTCCACCACCCGGCGACGCAGGCCAACGTCGTCACCACCGACTATTCCGACTGGGCCACGAACTGCCCAGAATACAAGGTGACCGCCGTGCAGATCACCCCATCCAACGGCCCGTCCGATTGGCAGGAAGACTACGAGGCGCAGGCAACCCGCTCACGCCGCATTGCAGGCACTGCCATGGAGCCGGCCGAATGA
- a CDS encoding 8-amino-7-oxononanoate synthase, which translates to MAPADTRTGSIWSAHVADLAALGEKARLRSLSPRRGIDFASNDYLAMSSSPRLAAAVQEAIARGVPLGSGGSRLLRGNDPEHELLEEEAARFFGSESALFFSAGYAANVALLSTLPQRGDLIVYDELVHASMHEGLRLTRATAVSAAHNDPQSFDDAAHEWRAKGNSGRIWLAFETLYSMDGDMAPVADMAAVAQRHDAVMLIDEAHATGVFGAQGRGLAADLDGRPDTIVLRTCGKALGCEGALVLGPRIVRDFLVNRGRPFIFSTAPSPLAAAAVREAIRILADEPDRRDALHDLVSHAERVLGRHGAISTGSQILPLILHDDARTMTVAARLQKAGFDVRGIRPPTVPQGTSRLRISLTLNASRDDVDSLGATLAEALQ; encoded by the coding sequence ATGGCTCCCGCAGATACCCGCACAGGCTCGATCTGGTCGGCGCATGTCGCCGATCTTGCCGCATTGGGCGAAAAGGCGCGACTACGCTCGCTCAGTCCGCGCCGGGGAATCGATTTCGCATCCAACGATTACCTCGCGATGTCTTCCTCGCCGCGCCTTGCGGCGGCAGTGCAGGAGGCCATAGCGCGCGGCGTTCCATTGGGTTCGGGCGGTTCGCGCCTGCTGCGCGGCAACGATCCCGAACACGAGCTGCTGGAAGAGGAAGCCGCGCGGTTCTTCGGCAGTGAATCTGCGCTGTTCTTCTCGGCCGGCTACGCCGCCAATGTCGCGCTGCTCTCCACCTTGCCGCAGCGCGGCGACCTGATCGTCTATGACGAGCTCGTCCACGCCTCGATGCACGAAGGCTTGCGCCTCACCCGTGCCACCGCGGTAAGCGCCGCGCACAACGATCCGCAAAGCTTCGACGATGCGGCCCATGAATGGCGAGCGAAGGGCAATTCCGGGCGCATCTGGCTGGCGTTCGAAACGCTCTATTCTATGGACGGCGACATGGCCCCGGTGGCGGATATGGCCGCCGTCGCACAGCGCCACGATGCAGTGATGCTGATCGACGAAGCGCACGCAACGGGCGTGTTCGGCGCGCAAGGGCGGGGGCTTGCCGCCGATCTCGACGGGCGCCCGGATACGATAGTTTTGCGCACTTGCGGCAAGGCACTGGGTTGTGAAGGCGCTCTGGTTCTCGGCCCGCGTATTGTGCGCGATTTCCTCGTCAACCGCGGACGGCCGTTCATTTTCTCGACCGCACCGTCGCCACTGGCCGCCGCCGCCGTGCGTGAGGCGATCCGTATCCTGGCGGACGAACCCGACCGCCGCGACGCCTTGCACGATCTGGTCAGCCATGCCGAGCGCGTGCTCGGGCGGCACGGCGCAATTTCCACCGGCTCGCAAATCCTGCCGCTGATCCTGCATGACGATGCCCGGACGATGACAGTAGCTGCCCGGCTGCAGAAGGCCGGCTTCGACGTGCGCGGCATTCGCCCGCCCACGGTTCCGCAAGGCACCAGCCGCTTGCGCATTTCGCTCACCCTCAACGCCAGCCGCGACGACGTCGACTCACTTGGAGCGACCTTGGCCGAGGCGTTGCAATGA
- a CDS encoding NAD(P)H-dependent oxidoreductase subunit E, whose product MERLEQIIASHAGREGPLLPILHDVQAEWGHVSEDAIRAIASALNLSRADVHGVVSFYHDFHEAPEPHAVVKLCRAEACQARGVEALVAALPDYPRVKVEAIYCLGLCSVGPNAMIGSKVHARLDAGKLGALMETLA is encoded by the coding sequence ATGGAGAGGTTAGAACAGATCATCGCGTCCCACGCCGGGCGGGAAGGGCCACTGCTGCCAATCCTGCACGATGTGCAGGCGGAATGGGGCCATGTTTCGGAAGATGCGATCCGCGCGATTGCGAGTGCGCTGAATCTCAGCCGCGCCGATGTGCACGGGGTCGTCAGTTTTTATCACGACTTCCATGAAGCGCCCGAGCCGCATGCCGTGGTCAAGCTGTGCCGCGCCGAGGCGTGCCAGGCGCGCGGAGTCGAAGCCTTGGTCGCCGCTCTTCCCGATTATCCGCGTGTAAAGGTTGAGGCGATCTACTGCCTCGGGCTGTGCAGTGTAGGGCCGAATGCGATGATCGGTAGCAAGGTCCACGCCCGCCTTGATGCGGGTAAACTGGGCGCGCTGATGGAGACGCTGGCATGA